A part of Streptomyces sp. NBC_01451 genomic DNA contains:
- a CDS encoding class I adenylate-forming enzyme family protein gives MPQPQPLLTDRGFYLGPVFRRAADRHGAVFVTLDRPLDVAPGLGVDLSYSRLADLVEELSARLWAAGVRPSEQVVVHKTDNVDIVLLTCAVSRIGAVPVLLSPGLAGPVVGRLLARLQRPWLLTDSAKLTGPLTELDLSPLVRRTLCVNADADTDAPGAEPLAMYAGAEPVAAVRLHPREPALITHSSGTTGVPKLAVHCANTMWNRLVPQQAMGWPTRGETAALHMSFVHSRFYHLLGVLLHFGSPLLLITDPAPAAVGPLLARHRPGIVETHPNTFVLWEELADAPGQPLSRVRSYGSTFDAIHPRTVRRLLGASKRRSAWLIQLYGQSETGPVAFQWFTRRSVAKADGRRVGIGIPGFTRVRVTDDDGRPAAPGKPGRIEARTRGRILTYLGAREQYDRQLDGGGWWQMGDMGYRSRLGALYLIDREIDRIDSVHSNLEVEDTLMDRLEELREVVIVPGADREPVPVVCVRDEMPLDPDRWRRATADLPTMAEPRQWRFEELPMTATWKVKRVEITRMLAEGART, from the coding sequence ATGCCACAGCCGCAGCCCCTGCTCACCGACCGCGGTTTCTATCTGGGCCCGGTCTTCCGGCGGGCCGCCGACCGCCACGGAGCCGTCTTCGTCACCCTGGACCGGCCGCTGGACGTCGCTCCCGGCCTCGGGGTCGACCTCAGCTACTCCCGACTGGCCGATCTGGTCGAGGAGTTGTCGGCCCGGCTGTGGGCGGCCGGGGTGCGGCCGTCCGAGCAGGTGGTCGTCCACAAGACGGACAACGTCGACATCGTCCTGCTGACCTGTGCCGTCTCCCGTATCGGCGCGGTCCCCGTGCTGCTGTCCCCCGGCCTCGCCGGACCGGTCGTCGGCCGGCTGCTGGCCCGGCTGCAACGCCCCTGGCTGCTCACCGACAGCGCCAAACTCACCGGCCCGCTGACGGAGTTGGACCTCTCGCCGCTGGTCCGCCGAACCCTCTGCGTGAATGCCGACGCCGACACCGACGCGCCCGGCGCCGAACCGCTGGCGATGTACGCGGGTGCCGAGCCCGTCGCCGCCGTCCGTCTCCACCCCCGCGAGCCCGCCCTGATCACCCACAGTTCGGGCACCACCGGCGTCCCCAAGCTCGCCGTGCACTGCGCGAACACCATGTGGAACCGGCTCGTACCGCAGCAGGCGATGGGCTGGCCCACACGCGGTGAGACGGCCGCGCTGCACATGTCGTTCGTGCACTCGCGCTTCTACCATCTCCTCGGTGTTCTCCTGCACTTCGGCAGCCCGCTGCTCCTGATCACCGACCCGGCCCCGGCCGCGGTGGGCCCGCTGCTCGCCCGCCATCGCCCGGGCATCGTTGAGACCCACCCCAACACCTTCGTCCTGTGGGAGGAGTTGGCGGACGCGCCGGGTCAGCCCCTGTCGCGCGTACGGTCGTACGGGTCGACGTTCGACGCGATCCACCCGCGTACCGTACGGCGGCTGCTGGGCGCCTCGAAGCGCCGTAGCGCCTGGCTGATCCAGCTGTACGGGCAGAGCGAGACCGGTCCCGTCGCCTTCCAGTGGTTCACCCGGCGCAGCGTCGCGAAGGCGGACGGCCGCCGGGTCGGGATCGGGATACCCGGCTTCACCCGGGTCCGGGTCACGGACGACGACGGCCGGCCCGCGGCCCCCGGCAAGCCGGGCCGCATCGAGGCCCGTACGCGCGGGCGCATCCTCACCTACCTCGGCGCGCGCGAGCAGTACGACCGCCAGCTCGACGGCGGCGGATGGTGGCAGATGGGCGACATGGGGTACCGGAGCAGGCTCGGCGCGCTGTACCTCATCGACCGCGAGATCGACCGGATCGACTCCGTGCACAGCAACCTGGAGGTCGAGGACACGCTGATGGACCGGCTGGAGGAACTGCGCGAGGTCGTCATCGTGCCGGGCGCCGACCGTGAACCGGTGCCGGTGGTCTGCGTACGGGACGAGATGCCGCTGGACCCGGACCGCTGGCGTCGGGCGACCGCCGATCTGCCGACGATGGCCGAGCCCAGGCAGTGGCGGTTCGAGGAGCTGCCGATGACGGCGACATGGAAGGTGAAACGGGTCGAGATCACCCGCATGCTCGCCGAGGGCGCACGCACGTGA
- a CDS encoding benzoate-CoA ligase family protein, producing the protein MTAHPSATAPPVPAPAPAAARVPAASAADADAPGNLAAHLAALAERRGWSDRAAFHQSHQGHRSWTHGEVHELAARTATVLARHGVGPGDRVILALPDGITWVTVFLATARLGAVAVLVNPELPPADHAFMTEDAEAVLCVTGPGLEEGERETGVREGGAGGLRGEAVRGGRFAGRPLLGADQLAALAPTAEPATTAHPVDAHTPLYVQYTSGTTGRPKGVVHCHGDPKTYHDLIGRRLLRITQDDVTLSVSKLYFAYGFGNAFVFPLFSGSSAVLVDRRPAPAAVDELVARHRVTLLYSVPSAYAALVADRGTGHQACFASVRAAVSAGEGLPDGLGQQVGELLGAPVLEQIGSTEAGHAFCANSLDHNHPGTVGRPVPGFEVELRDRAGLPLSGADEGAEGELWVRGPTVTSGYLNRPEETARSLVGGWLATRDRAVREPDGTYRHLGRADDMEMVGGITVSPLEVEAVLRTHPAVKEVAVAALTDERGFSRLRAFVVPAGPPRTGLETELIELAQARLAAFKVPRSVSFVPTLPRTSTGKLRRHLVRQGAW; encoded by the coding sequence ATGACGGCCCACCCGTCCGCCACCGCTCCCCCGGTTCCTGCCCCGGCTCCAGCTGCCGCTCGTGTTCCCGCCGCCTCCGCCGCCGATGCCGACGCACCGGGCAACCTCGCCGCCCATCTCGCCGCGCTCGCCGAGCGGCGCGGCTGGAGCGACCGGGCCGCCTTCCACCAGAGCCATCAGGGGCACCGTTCCTGGACCCACGGCGAGGTGCACGAGCTGGCCGCCCGTACGGCGACGGTGCTCGCCCGGCACGGCGTGGGACCCGGCGACCGGGTGATCCTCGCGCTGCCCGACGGGATCACCTGGGTGACCGTCTTCCTGGCCACCGCCCGCCTCGGTGCCGTGGCCGTCCTGGTCAACCCCGAACTCCCGCCCGCCGACCACGCGTTCATGACCGAGGACGCCGAGGCCGTGCTGTGCGTGACCGGCCCGGGCCTGGAGGAGGGCGAGCGGGAGACAGGGGTACGAGAGGGAGGGGCGGGAGGATTACGAGGGGAAGCGGTACGAGGCGGTCGTTTCGCGGGGCGGCCCCTCCTCGGCGCCGACCAGCTCGCCGCCCTCGCCCCCACCGCCGAACCGGCCACCACCGCCCACCCGGTGGACGCGCACACGCCTCTGTACGTGCAGTACACCTCCGGAACCACCGGGCGCCCCAAGGGAGTTGTGCACTGCCACGGCGACCCGAAGACCTATCACGACCTCATCGGGCGCCGCCTGCTGCGGATCACCCAGGACGACGTCACGCTCTCCGTCTCGAAGCTGTACTTCGCCTACGGGTTCGGCAACGCCTTCGTCTTCCCGCTCTTCTCCGGCTCGTCGGCCGTCCTGGTCGACCGGCGTCCGGCCCCGGCCGCCGTCGACGAACTCGTCGCCCGGCACCGGGTGACGCTCCTCTACTCCGTGCCGTCCGCGTACGCCGCCCTGGTCGCCGACCGCGGCACCGGTCACCAGGCCTGCTTCGCCTCCGTACGGGCCGCCGTGTCGGCCGGCGAGGGGCTGCCGGACGGGCTCGGGCAGCAGGTCGGCGAGCTGCTCGGCGCGCCGGTGCTGGAGCAGATCGGCTCGACGGAGGCCGGGCACGCCTTCTGCGCCAACAGCCTCGACCACAACCACCCCGGTACGGTCGGCCGCCCCGTCCCCGGTTTCGAGGTCGAACTGCGCGACCGCGCCGGGCTTCCGTTGTCCGGTGCCGACGAAGGTGCCGAGGGCGAACTCTGGGTGCGGGGGCCCACGGTGACGAGCGGCTACCTCAACCGGCCCGAGGAGACCGCCCGTTCACTGGTCGGCGGGTGGCTGGCCACCCGGGACCGGGCGGTGCGTGAACCGGACGGCACCTACCGGCATCTGGGCCGTGCCGACGACATGGAGATGGTCGGCGGCATCACGGTCTCGCCGCTGGAGGTGGAGGCCGTACTGCGTACCCACCCGGCGGTGAAGGAGGTCGCCGTGGCCGCTCTCACCGACGAGCGGGGCTTCAGCAGGCTGCGCGCCTTCGTCGTCCCCGCCGGTCCGCCCCGGACGGGCCTGGAGACCGAACTCATCGAGCTGGCCCAGGCCCGGCTCGCCGCCTTCAAGGTTCCCCGGAGTGTCAGCTTCGTCCCGACGCTGCCCCGCACCTCGACCGGGAAACTCCGCCGCCATCTGGTCCGCCAGGGCGCCTGGTGA